In the genome of Erpetoichthys calabaricus chromosome 13, fErpCal1.3, whole genome shotgun sequence, the window ACCTCAAACAGTAACTGTTAGACTTGTTATATTTGGTTGCCTCCTGTGCTTAGTCAGGATAATAGAAGCCCTATTATACGTCTCCCTTTGCACTAGGATACTGAGTAAATACTTCTGGGTGACCCTTAGCAAAGCAGGTGCCCTCTTCGGAGCATCATTAAATCTATACATGCACTTGGCTAAGATCAAATGGGAGAAGAGTCGCCTCTTGGACGCTTAGAGAACTTTTCCAGAATGTGCTTTGAATGTCCGTAGATAGTTGCTGGCTACATCAGAGGAAAACAGCATCCGTTCCACTTAAGACCAGAAAGAAGATATGAAAAACCCAGCAGGTAAAAACCAATGGACCATTGCCAAGAAGGATCTCAACGTGATCGCTTTGACAGGATTCACAATTCTTAAAAATCCCCATTGTGATATCCACGCGTCCTAAAGTGTTGCTTGTCTGCTTTCATCAGCCTAAAACGTCGCTTGTCAGCTTTTTTGcttgaaaacattttaatccCGTTATCGCCGTAGCTATAAATACTAATGGTATAAATACTAATGATTTGCTGTAGGTACCCTAGATGGGGAAAAGGTGTTTGTGCGAACGCACGGATATTCTGAATTGTTCTGTCAACTGTTTGCAAGCGTCTTATTACAAAGTGATGGAAAGTGAAGGTGACTGTTTTGAAAACAGCGTTCTGGATTTTGTGACCGATCTAAGTTTCCTGGAAGTGCCGTTTAGCTCTTCGGCTGAGTTAAGGAAGGGCGACGCATCATCTTTGCGCATTTTGGATACTTGTGGTCGCCTTTACGATTTCACTGATGGAGCGGACCCTCTCGCAGAAAGCGGCGTGCCTTTCAGCTCGCTGTGCTTGTCGAGCCGCAACCTTCATTCGGTGAACGGGAGGTCTAAGAGAAAACGTGTGATCACATCTGCGCAACGCCAGGCAGCCAACATCCGAGAGAGGAAAAGGATGTTCAGCCTAAACGAAGCCTTCGATAAACTGCGAAAGAAAGTTCCCACTTTCGCCTATGAAAAAAGACTCTCAAGAATCGAGACCCTCCGCCTTGCTATCATATACATCTCCTTCATGACAGACCTTTTAAACCAGAACAGAGAAAGCGAAACCAAGACTGGTGCTGCAGATCAGAAAATACTGATGCAAAAAATCGAGTAACGGATCTATACAAACACAAGTGGGCGTGCAGCAACACTGTTTTCCACTTCTTTATTCTCTGAAAAATAAATACGATACGAAGAATATACGAATACATTTCACAAAGACCTTAAAATACACTTGCATTTCGTATTTACTATGCACACTTAACCAAAGAAAGCCGTGATCTACGGCCAATGTACTCTGACACTTTCTAATGTTATTTGAGTAGGAGGTATTTTCAAAGTCTACTAATTTTAAGCGGGCTCTGGGTAATTATATTTTCTCATCCATGCTTATCTCACATCTGTATTGGTTCTTAAAGTGTGGTAATCTCTTAATGTCACACGTTCGTATAATTAGTatgtttctgaaaatatgttcGAAATCTCATACATTTCAGTTGTGAAGAGCAAAATGGgctatttaaaatatattctaaCTTAAGATTGTCCTAAATAACTATTCTATGTGTTTATTACACTTAATTTGTTTCAATACTGGTGGGCAGAGAAACTTTATATATCCACTTTGATTTCTAGATATATACCAAATTAGGCATGATCTTAACCTATTGGGAATGATCTTTTGTAGCTAAAAGTGTATCGGGAATCTGTGACATTTACCTGAAataagttttaaatgaaaatggagtTGGTTTAAAATaaccttgttttcacttcaaacATCAGTTGTCTGAACATTACTTACACGTTTTCCGTCACAAGAAAGGCACATTGTTTTaaagtatgtatttcaaatattttcatttgaaaggCTGTGCCAAATGGAAATAGTtcaaatgtatttacattttgtaataatgTGTCTACGCATTGATTTGCTTTGTAATATTCGTTTGTGGTGCGAAAAAAAACAACTGTCTTTGTcctaatcattaaaataaatcaggCTGTTATGGAAAGACTATTTAAATGTTGCGATACAACAAAAATTCGAAtagttattttttactttttttttttaaatttgctgtaTTAATGAAACCCTATACTGATTAATGGGAAATATTGCCTTGTGTTCCAGTGTCACATAATCGCATACAACTGGAGGCGGGTCTGCCTGGTGCCTGGAAACCACCCTGTGTTGATAATTCTCACAGAAACTAATTTGCTTTTGGTAGGCGATTATTCGTCAAACATACCTGGTAGTAGGCGGGCAGAAACTtctcagagaaagaaagagagagagataaaagggATGGACGGAATGGGGAGGTGCCGATTCATTATTTTCGCATTATACTGCAATTATGTGGAAATTACGATATCAATGTAATGTGTCAAATGTCTCCAAGGAAATTTCAAAATGGGCCCATCAAGTGGTTTTGATTATGGTTTGCCATGACTTACAGACAAACTCAAATTACGCTAAGCATGCTGacgtgttctatctatctatctatctatctatctatctatctatctatctatctatctatctatctatctatctatctatacgagTTCTGCCGTCTGTCATTTTTTAAGACTTTATGGTAAATTGAAATACTATAAGAGTTTTTTAAATGTCGACATTGCCGTTTCCTCATATGTACAGGTTAAGATGATGCgtaaataaaacaatgttttagaaaaattaaacGTTCCCCAACAGCATCGCTTATTCCTAATGTGCACTACTTCTCACTGCGTCCATTCCAGTTAGAAAAGATGAGCAACATATAAAAGCGACTTTAACAGTATAATTTGAACGTGGGAATGAAGaaatatttctttgatttttttagtttttaaaagtgTTAATTAAAGTAAGAATGAAAATGATAACGATTATCATAACTTTCCTTAAGATATTTTTGTGGGAATGGACTTTAACTTAAAACTCGTCATTAGCGAATATTGTACTAGTCAGCGACACGtgtattttaatctttcctctgaGTGTGTGACAATGGCCTACTTAAACGCAATGAAAATACCATAGCCTATCTCGTGAACAttcatttatattgttttatgtgaagactgaaatcaGACATGAAACTAGGAATATATTAACTTACTCTAAAAATAAAGgttctaaaataatatttacagggttgtgtggtttctcatagaaccattgcttgagaAACAgacatttcattctgtgaagaGTTATTTGCATCAAATTGGCTCTTCAGGCtatgtagaaaaataataaatctttaatttataagCTACCTAGCCTGGTACTGACAGATAAAAAACCCTGAACTTAGCATGTGCATTTACtataattactattattgttattattcctTTAAAAAGCTAAATACCCTACCGGGTTCaactaaagttctatctatctatctatctatctatctatctatctatctatctatctatctatctatctatctatctatctatctatctatctatccactctAAATGCaagaaaaatcctttaaaaactaaGAAACCTAtttgtatttcataaatctgCTATTATCTATTCATGGTCATTTATGGAGCATGttattgatataaataaataaaagatctttctggaaccttcatgtggatggttcgtTAGAGGACCAAAAAATGGCTCCTTCATGGCATCGCTTTGAAAAACTACTTTGGCACCTTAATTTCTAAGAGTGTAAAATGGAAAGTATAAACAAAGTTTTAAATTGCAAATGAACAGATAATTATGTTGCCCacagcaaataatataaaatcattgcagtggttagcattgctgtgtCACAAATCCAtcctcctgggtttgaatcctgcatcTGGTTGTTCTCTTGTGCggattttgcatattctccctgtatcTCTGGGTTTATTTTTTCCTGCACAACCCCAAAGACTTGTTGGTTGAGTTTACTGGAGACTCAGAACTGGATCCTGGGTGAGCGTAGGTTTTGGGTTTCTTCTTGAGTGGGCCCTCTGATGAGCTCTTTTCCAGGGCTGTTttaatttcctgccttgcacccagtaatGATAGGAAAGGCTCTGACCCACTTATGACTCTGACATGGACTAAGCAAGTCAGAGAATGTTGATGTGGCTAAGAAACTATGAAAAGACTGTTAAGGGTATAATATTAGTGTGTttcttaaaatgtgaaaatggacAATTATCTTCCTGGATTTTGAGGAATGTGAACTTTTTGgtcaaaactgaatttaattatatttttgatttcctAGAATACATCAATTACAAAGATTAAAGGATCGAAAGGATTAAgatgaaatataaaagaaatgatAACTAAACAGTTACATaacaaatgcatttaaatattaCTTACCTGTTTGAAGCTGCCAGCTACTTAGTAAAATCACATACAGTAGCTTCTAATAAAATATCATCTAGTCCATTTTTGCACCTACAGAATTCTTAAGGTCTAGCCGTCaaagactttaaaaaatataagcaCAATGCAAATGAATGCTGGATAGGTGATAGTATGTTAAATTCACAAAGGCACTAAATGTAAAACTGCAACATTTGCAAGTAAGTCTGGTTAGTGACCACATATTCAAAATCACATAATGTATTCTCTGATGTTCAGATTGGTACTACGTAATATTGGTtggaggataataataataacatttttttgtttgcctttcaCTTTAGGTACGTTTAGTTTTCAGTATATTAATGGAAACTGATTTAAgtagttttattactttttgtatGTAAAGAAACTACACTTattctgttaatatttttgtatatggcACATTAAGTTGAAAACAGAATTGCAAGACACCTTACAAACCACTTACAAATTAGGTTCATGCAGCAAGACACCACACCAAATGCAACAAATGCATTTCTATGTTTTCTGAATGTGAAATGGGAAATAGAAGTTAACAATCAGAAGTTGATAAAACACACAGACATTCACATCCATGTGGAGCCACTGCAATCCGCCAAACATCAGTGCCTTTTCTGAACTTCAGTAAACCTAAAACAAatgcaacatatactgtatgttatatgacAATCTCTTACTCTCATGAATATCCTTTCTTTTTCAATGAAAGGGTAATGGAGAAGCCTGAATACAACAAAACATCATGCAATCATCCTCTTATAATATATCATAGACTTGAAAAGTCAGGTAACTAGGTACTTTGCTACCTACTTTGAACAAACTATAGAGAGGCCAACAAACAGCAACTCAAGCAGAACAGCAactgcattttcctttttaacaCTAAAGCACCAACACTTGTTAATggcaagaaataaaaatgttggaaaGATAAGTCTGAAATTAGTGCATTCTTCACTGATCACACATTAGGAGTTGCAAACTGCCTGTGCTGAAATTACATTCTCCAGTGAGGAATAATTGGCAAATACTGTCAGATTTGAAGATGTTACAAATGcaataaaaagtgaaaggaatattttatttttccactcaGCAATGCTCTCCTATTTAAAGAGAATACAAAATTAGAGAAACCACCTCAAAGGTATAATGTGTAAGTCTTATCAGTGCATGTGTTGAAATTTTTagactgtatatttattataagaGAAAAGAGTCACATTTCCTTTGACAAGAAGTGGTCATTATAAATGAATggaaagtattttttaataaaaaagtagaAATAGCATTCTGAAATGTTTTTGGTTTTAAAGCGAAATGCAATATCATAGTTTTAACTAAAACCTATTTGAACAGTTAAGGATTCTCACTACTTAAgaaatctgtttaaaataaatattacagcaGCTTCTCCTGGCAAAAGCTGAGTTTCTAAGGCAATACAGAGGCTGCAATTATGTGGTGCATAGAGAATTCCTGTTTTTAAGGTTTATTCTTATCT includes:
- the LOC114663750 gene encoding fer3-like protein, coding for MGKRCLCERTDILNCSVNCLQASYYKVMESEGDCFENSVLDFVTDLSFLEVPFSSSAELRKGDASSLRILDTCGRLYDFTDGADPLAESGVPFSSLCLSSRNLHSVNGRSKRKRVITSAQRQAANIRERKRMFSLNEAFDKLRKKVPTFAYEKRLSRIETLRLAIIYISFMTDLLNQNRESETKTGAADQKILMQKIE